The genomic segment gttaatgatccaaacctttctttgttctatgtctggtgtgttacattcaaggtgtctatccatttggatccagaaatctcacaagatcttgacttactcattttctgacaccttctttacctgatgttcccacaggtttttggaggatggcaagttatattttttacataataaccaatgcactaactttgccactctatcatgtctaactttgtaatatgTTTGTGTAATctctggacattcacagatgaggtgtgacacagtttcatctttttcttggcagagtcaacatttgctgttagcaataatttcttggatcttagctttcatcacattgcttgggagtgcttgttcttgtgtagcaaaaatcaagcctttggtttctttcttaattgaccccagttttagtcatgcccatgttgaattattatcatgctttccatcagttTCTCAGGTCTTGTCCATATAGTGGcttattttttccagctgtttattttcaagttgttatttcttatattgagcctttgtttctgttgtcttcaaaatattttcaattttcactaccttaagtaatttttctctgcttgtactgatataatctttggcacttctttcttcctgctttactacctgctgtatttgcagtcaTCCATGCCCTCTGATTTTTCAtggcaaatataatctgtccacatcactttttggatgtagtgcatgatgcatgttcattagattccgtgttttttttttttttttttgatccaattcttctaattcgtttGAGTCCAatttattattccagctgggtatctaattactggaacataACTAAGCCATGTGAAAGCCATGTGTATTTAATTGTATTCCCcccatttcattttggttttaagATTTACCACAGCCTTTTGATATATTTATTCCCTTTCTATCAGTtctaacttttgtgtgcatgatgttgtctgcttctaatTTTCCAAGGTATTTAAGAGAGAGATCAACAGTACAGGTTAACTAAGTTTGAGGTATATGCATCTTTTCTGCAAAATGTAAGATGTAAAATGAGAAAACTGCCTCCAGAGCAAATAAACAACTCAAGTACTAATTGCCAGACTCAACATAAAAAATTTAGGATGAGTCACTAGCTACTGATTGCCTGAATTTTATACCTCCAAACAAAGTAAGGGGGCAGAACTGAACAGAACACTGATATATGTAAACAATAGACATGGATTATTTTTGCCTGGGGTCCTTTGTTGCACTAATCTGGGAAGGAGCCCGGCCAgtgtttccccacctccctgtgaaGCCAACCGCTTCAGCGAGCAAACAGGATGGGAAGTCTCCCTGCCCACCTGATAAGTGGGCAGCTACATGGAGACATGGAAAAGCACCAGCTGGCCTCCTTCCCAGATTGGCACGATGATAGTAACAAAGGACCCCAGAGCTGTGCAGCAATCGGAgagtggaccagctggttctggggggagcaAATGGACCTCTGTGGCAGCTATGGTGCCACTATACATATTTTTATCGCCAAGGGATATAAATATGAATAGCCCATTTCTAGTAAACAGCTGACATGTTTAGGAGTAGGTCACTCCTTTAGGAGCTgaaacttaattttttaaaaaaacttcaaatgCATTGGATTTCTTGCTgtctctgtaaaaaaaaagttttttgtcAACACTGGATTTGTCATCCTCTTTTTTGCTTATTCTACTGATGCTATTTTTGCACAGCAAGTAGCATCattcaaaacagaaaatacagaaTGTATTTAAtagggttaaaagaaaaaaacagaagagattCCTGGTTCATCCTAAACTAGAACACTTTAGCATAGATGCTCAGTCTTATCAAAAGGATAATGGTGGTACAAAAAGTGTTGAATACCAAACAGCTCTGGCCAGAAGTCTTAAATTTAAAAGGAAAGGCAAACATAAATAAGTGAAAGATAAGGAAGGTCAACTGGGAAAATCCAGAACGAACAGATATAATTGCATACTTTTGCTTAGTTTACTATGGATGGTGGCTTCCCCAAGTGCCTTGAGCTTGCACGGAGCCAGTAAGCTTGTGGCTAAGCAGCACTCAAGCGGACATGTTATTTGTGTGAATGCGGAAACTGATAGCTGAGAATGCTGGCAGCGAACACATAAAATCATGTTAGCTACTTTAGACAACTTTCATGCAGAGGCACATGGGATTCATACAGATAGCACCACCAAGAGACCAGCAGCATACTCTTAAATCTAACGTGAATATTCCATATGAATGCCAAACAGAACAGGACCTTTGGGACTGACAGATTAGACCTGCATCCCAAAGCAACACAGAATGACAACCTGAAGGCTTTTTCCAACTCAGACAGAGATACATTTCAAGTACGCGCAAGATGGCGATCACATATGTAAAAATCTCCATCTGCTCACTAAACTGGTATTATTAAGTTAGTATACACAATGCAGTAATTTTTTTCTAGATGGGGAAGGCAGGGTGAGTGTCTCAAATGGGCTAGTTCTTCCCAATCTGAAACAGATTATGTGTACTCTGCCAGCATGGAGAATACAGAAGAACAACTTAGTTCTGTAAGCACTCTCTTTCATTATAAGGTTCTTCCAAGGGAATTTATAGTCCTTCGTTGTGACTTAATTCACTCTATCCCAAGAATCTTAATGGAATACCACCACATTAAGGTACCAATTCAGCCACAACAAAATATCCAGAGATATATTGTACACAAACAACACTTTACCAAATCTGGTAAGTTAAACACTAAATTTTGCAAGGGCAGGAGGAGACTCAGATTTCAAATGGTTTTTCCTTATGTTTTTTGTAACCCCTGTAgatgtcgttgtttagtcgtgtctgactcttcgtgaccccatggaccagagcacgccaggccctcctatcttccactgccccccgtaattgtgtcaagttcatgttggttgcttcgcagacactgtccagccatctcatcctctgtcgtccccttctcctcttgccgtcacactttcctaacatcaaggtcttttccaaggagtcttctcttctcatgagatggccaaagtactggagcctcagcttcaggatctgtccttccagtgagcactcagggttgatttcctttagaactgataggtttgttctccttgcagtccagaggactctcaagagtctcctccagcaccacaattcaatggcatcaattcttcggcggtctgctttctttatggtccagctctcacttccatacatcacgacaggaacaaccatagctttgaccattcagacttttgttggcaaggtgatgtttctgctttttaagatgctgtcaaggtttgtcatcgctttcctcccaagaagcaggcgtcttttaatttcggggctgctgtctccatcttcaatgatcatggagcccaagaaagtaaaatctgtcactgcctccatatcttccccttcaatttcccaggaggtgatgggaccagtggccatgatcttagttttttttatgttgagtttcaggccattttttgcactttcctctttcaccctcattacaaggttctttaattcctcctcactgtaGACAGCAGAATATAAAATACATGCATACCTTGCTAGTTACGACATTCAGGAGATTCCAAGTGTGACATTTCTCTTGAAACCCAGCAGTTTGTTTTTTCCCATAAGTTGAGGAAACCAAGCCTTGGTTTTCAAGGGAAGAGAATGCCTCTGTTAGGCAGCTACAGTAGTAAGACTGGCCACAGTATGCTGTGGCTCATGGAACATGCCTTATGTCTATGCATGGCAGTCAAAACAGTCTTAAAAGACAAACAAATTGGTTTTTTTCTAAAGTTAAGTTACATTCGATTAACTTGATTGACTTAGAGGTGCTCTCTGTGGCAAGCTTTTGCAGAGACTAGCTAGTTTTACTAACTCTTCAGTTTCAATTCAATAGCCTATTCGGTTGTTACGCACTGGTTGTCAGCACACTGAAGAGAGGTATAACTAgtgcctcctctctctccctcatggCTTTCTCCATCTAGAGAGTAACATGACTGAAGAAGAGAGGCTTTTGCTTGCATGTAGCCTCTCCCCACTAGCAATTTGCCATGGTTCTTGCTCATGTGGAGAGCCTACATGTGAGCAAGATTTCTCTTCTTCAGTCACATTACTTCTTGTGTGGAGAAAATGATGATCAAGGAATATCAATTCCCCTTTAAGCACAGTGATGATGAGAATCAGATAAGTAACTGCTGAATAGGGCTTTCTTAAGAATGTCATAGTGATTTATAAAATTTACTAACTGTAGGCTGTCATGTTTCTAGGATTCAGAGCAAGTTCAAAACATTATGCACAAGAGAAGGATCAATAACAAAGGCTCTCAAGCAGGTCTGGCATCCACCCATATTTCTGCCCCTTCAAATACCTGTATAGACATACCTTTGATTTCAGATTCATCACTAGGAGTGCCAGCATCTCTCTGTTCAAATGAGTCTGATGAaatgctcctctctctctttcctttcccttttgaacCATTGCCGGCCCCATTCTTTAACCCCATGCTTCCACCTTGTCCAGGGAGCACTTTTGGTGTATGACTCCCACTCTTGGGGTCACAGGGGGAAGGCTGGGATTGGCCTGTTGAGCCCCCCTGTTTACCCTGATTAGAGAATTTAGAGTCCAGCTGGGGATTGCCAGATGGGGACATCACTGTAGGGGGACGAACCATCAcctcctgctttgatttggggctactggaaaggaaagatgaaggaaagaaaaaattgtaataataagttaaagatatatatatagactGTATGTGTGTAAAATTTATGAGAGAATACCAAGTTGCACAAGTTACCACCAACTCAGCCTCTTCACAGAACATAGCAAGTACAAATAACTTACTTTATTACTATGCTTGTCATCTGGCTGCTATTTCAAAAATGCCTGAGTTTTACTATACAGTTGGAAGCATTACTTTTTGAGGGAAGAGAGCAAGGCGGCAAACACAAAGATCTTAGGAACCAGTCAGTCACATAGGGATGTACTTCTCTGACTTCTGTCAATAAAGACAATGGTTTCTATGTACACAAACATGCCTCTCACTAAGCCCAACACAAAGTAAACATACAGGGCACCATAAAGTTCACAATGCTGCCCATCTGGATTCAAACAGAATAGATCAACTGTCAGAGAAACGTTAGTCCAAGAAAGACCAGCCTGCTTGGAGTACCACAGTTGAATTAATGCCCAACTCTAAACTTATATCCTAAATTACCTGCCCACTGGTCACAATCATGTCAAGTATCTTTCAGTGGgtaaacacacaaatacatatcTTTGAAAATAAGAGCAAAAGCGAATTACAAAAGTACAAGATATAGCCTCATCCTTGTGCAAGTGGACAGAATATACGTAAGACCAGAATCTCAGAGCTGATCTATATGAATATCTAACAACTAACATATACATTTAACTTGCACGAAGAGGATTTTGCAATATCGCACATCAGGGGAGACCTCTCTGATAAGAAAAGCTAGTCTggtgggtagctcagtggcttaggtctccggctgcagagccagaggttgggggttaaattccccactgttcctctttgagaagggctggacttgaggatccatagggtcccgtcAAGCTcttcagttcaaaggttattatcaTACAAGTCCAAAGTATTACAGTGGCTGTATAAGTAGACCCACTTGAGAAAAGCTATAAATTTAGAATCAGCAACAACATGCAACTCATGCATTGTCCTCCTATATGATGAAATTAGGACCAGCAGTAAAACAAAGAAGACACTGTCATGTCAAATTTCCTCCTTCAAAAACTTGTTCACACTAGGGAAAATGTCTTCCAGTCACATTATTTGTATTCTAAAGATATTTCTCTTCACACTGTATTCAGTTTGTGTCTTGAGCTTGTGAACAGTCTGCTTTCTGTCCATCTGTTAACAACTGTTTTCCCCCAAACACCAAGTCAGGGATTTAACACAGGAGCATTTCCTCTTTGCTCTGGTATTTACTTTCCCTATAGCACTGAAGTAGCATTGCTGTGTGCACTGTTGAACAGACAGACTTAATCTGTCATTCCTCTCAATGACTATTTTATCAAAccaagcaaaataaaagaaaataaaaaataaaaaacccaaaacattgtagcaccttaaaaactgctgtattttaatatcagCGTTTGTGAACAAGCCAACTTTCTCAGACATAAAAGTGCAACTATATGGCAACTTTGATGAAACAGAGGTGTCTGATAAAAAAGTAACACCGAAAAGGACCAGCTTGTTCAGTTCTTTGTAGCCCTACTCCTACTCAGGCTGTAGCCTGCATGTGCACAGGTCAAACATACAGTATGGTGGGGACATCTAAGAAATTTCCTCATACTTGACTCTGGTATTAGTATGGAGGGTTTTGAATTGCttgtatacttgtttgttttttgtctatgTTTGATGTTTTTACGTATTCCAGAGACTGTACAGATCTGGATTGTccacttctctgtatgacagatcaaaggactgtaaataaagaacTGATTGATTGGTGGGAACATAGGTATACTAAATCTCTACATGCACCAAGCAGTGAACACACAGCTCTGTTGAGGGATTAGTAACTGTGTTCAGCCAAACATCATTACAAAATGCTGTACAGTACTTCCAAATGTGTAGACACGTTCCAAGTGGTATTTACATGCATACCCACATGCCTGCCACTCTTTTAGTCTGGCAGGCAAACACCTGAATAGGACTTAATTCTCACACAGTTCAATgaaattaaaagcaaagcaaagtggttCTGCTTATCTAGTGCCccacttaaagcactctatgggtggtttacaattttctttttttaattgtgcaagctacacattgccttccccccacaagtgagctgggtactcaattttaagaccttggaaggatggaacactgaatcaacctcaagccagctacctgaatctgttgcaATCAAACTCAAGTCGCAagcagagccttgactgcagtactgcagtttaaccactgtgccacaagactcctaaATTAATGTACTAAACTAATAAATTAAGAGTATTTATTAGATTAGTACATTAATTTagaagtcttgtggcacagtggttaaacagcagtactgcagtcaaggctctAATTTATTAGTTGAAGCATCAGAGCTTCAACTAATAAATTAAGAGTATTTATTAGATGAAGCTCTGATGACAGAGGACATACAGTATTTAgatgcagaaataaaatattcatgcatatttatttatagatTTTGAGGGAAACTGAACCATACTTACCTCTGGGCATTTCCTGATGGGGAATTTCTCACTTTGGGGTtactggaatgcattgacagaAATCCTAAGCACACTACTGCACACACTGACCGACTCTTGTCAAGTTCCTCTGCTGGCAGTTCTGAAACACTTTCTGCCCAGTGCTTTCTTCAGTGCCCTTGGTCTGCTTGCCTTTTTCCTCTTTGCTTCTCTCTGTTGTTGCACTGGGCCTTTCCCTCTTGCAGCTCCAGCATTCTCCAAATGAGTGACTCCTACTGTTGCGAGGAAGTCTCGCATCTCCAGGGCACACTGCACCAGATCacacaacaaaaaagagcaacaattaaaatgatcacaatattctagagcagtggctcccaacccttTTCAAGTCACGACCCTTTTACAATAGCTATGTAACCTGTGACCTGCCTCACAATGTTTGCATAAAGAGGCATTTTTATAGGGTAAAGAAATTTCTTCTCAGAAaggagaggcttctttcttcccctaaaggacctgtttctcatacaaACATATAACACTACGGTAACTTTAATGTtgtgctctgaaaggtcaaggaagaaattatttaacaagggctacaacacatataaagcTACCCATGACCGTCCAGAAAACACTCTGCAACCCCTTTGGGAACCAAggcccccaggttgggaaacactctTCTTAATCAGACCTGTAAGTGCATGGCCAACTTTTAACTAAAAAGGAAAGATAAGTAAATGGACAGATGGAAcctaaatatatatttccatcaGGAGTAAATGGTTAGATGTATGAGCAAGAACCCAAAGTATTAAGTCTAACAGAAAGGGATGGGAGTTTCTCTGTAGTAACATCCAAGATAAGGGGTGTATTATTCAGATctttttggactccaattcccaggaTTCTTCAAGAATTTTGGGATTTCTAGACAACAGACCCACATCTACAGACACTTTGACACTTCTGTTTCACTCACAAGGAGAGGGATCTGTCTTGGAGACGCCATGCCTATTTGGGGCCTACCCCATGATGTAAGTGTACAAAAATGGAAGCTGCCCATGGTGCTTTCTGCAAGTTGTAAACTTACTATCTTTTACATTctacacagagccctttctgaaAAACTATGATGCCCAGAAagcaccacaacatttttgtacattaacaacTGGAAGTAGGGTCAAAACAGGCATGAAACCTCCAAGACAGGTCCTGTGCTAGTTAAGTGAAATATAGGTGTGGGTCTGAGGGCTGGAACTGCGAGAATTCTGCATGAGAGTTTAagagtccaataaataaataaataatccaaatGGCTcagctttcaagtatttgaaaagtgctgtcatctcttcccccccccacccccaatattcttttctcaaggctaaacatgcccagctctttcagtgtttcctcacaCAGCTTGggttccagtcctctgatcattcttgctgcccttctctgaacttgtttcagtttgctgACATCCTTCTTATAGCGCAGTGTCCAAGACAGGACACAGTACTTAatatgaggcttaaccagtgccaaatagagggggaccactacctcatgggatttggtgactacttctgttaatacagcatACAATAGCATTGTCCTttcttgcagccacatcacactgttggctcatattatATAAGATCTATAAAATTTCTAAGAACCTTCTCATTCATAGTAATAGTAATATTGACCCAAGTAtctccatcttgtaattgtgcatttgtcCCCGCTGCCCCACCCCCAGTGTAGAactctgcacttatccctgttaaacttcattttattgttttcagcccagagctTGAGCCCAACAATATCTTTTTGAAATGGGTTCctttcttccaaggtattagctattccacccaattttgtgtcacctgCAAATAGTATTCCCTGAACTTCCTCTTCTAGTTAATTAATAAAAACGTTGGAGCACGAAGTCCAGAACTGAGCCATGTAgtatcccacttgttacttcctcccagtttgagaaggagccattaataagcactctctgagtacaattctgtaaacAACCAtgcatccacctgacagttgttctatctgGTCTACACCTAcatagcttgctaatcagaatatcataggatactttgtcaaaggctttgctgaagtcaagatatattacaacATTTTCACCATCTACCAGAAAGGTTACTTGTTCAAAataatgagatcagattagtctggcaggatttgttcttgacaaatccatgttggtttctgttattactgcattgtttccaATGTACTTGCAGAATGAttactttataatctgctccagaattttccctgggattcatGACAGGTTGAccagtctgtagttcccaggttcatcctttttgccctttttgaaaatagAGACAACGTTAGCTCTCCTTCAATCAACCAGCACTTCACTCATTAcggaagaaagcaagaaaagtaTAGCCAATGGTTCTGAGATCCCCTcagtcagttccttcaatattcttggatgcaaaTCAGTAgacctggggatttgaactcattcaaagtaacaaggtattccttgactattttttaaaatcaatttcaagttGCAATTCTGTCCCTTCcttttgtgtttcacatttgcctggagggtcatagacaGTCTTTTTGGAAAAGACCAAGCTGTAGTTGGAATTGagctcttctgccttttctttgttgtctgttatcatttttccatacCCACTGAATAGCTGaaacactgtttcttttctctgtcttttgctgttCATGCACTTGAAGAacgtttttgttgcttttagcattaCTTGTTAACCTAAGCAAATTCTCAGCctttgccttcctaacaccatTCCTGTAACTTTTTGTTGCtatttgtctgtactcttccttc from the Pogona vitticeps strain Pit_001003342236 chromosome 3, PviZW2.1, whole genome shotgun sequence genome contains:
- the LOC140705638 gene encoding uncharacterized protein LOC140705638, with the translated sequence MRDFLATVGVTHLENAGAARGKGPVQQQREAKRKKASRPRALKKALGRKCFRTASRGT